Below is a genomic region from Mustela lutreola isolate mMusLut2 chromosome 1, mMusLut2.pri, whole genome shotgun sequence.
gtatttaccccaacgatacagatgtagtgaaaagaagggccatctgtaccccaatgtttatagcagcaatggccacggtcgccaaactgtggaaagaaccaagatgcccttcaatggacgaatggataagaaagatgtggtccatatacactatggagtattatgcctccatcagaaaggacgaatacccaacttttgtagcaacatggacgggactggaagagattatgctgagtataataagtgaagcagagagagtcaattatcatatggtttcacttatttgtgaagcataacaaatagcatggaggacaaggggagatggaaggagaagggagttgagggaaattggaaggggaggtgaaccatgtgagactatggactctgaaaaacaatctgagggtttggaagGGGGGAGTgcgaggttgggggaaccaggtggtaggtattagagagggcacggattgcatggagcactgtgtgtggtgcaaaaacaatgaatactgttatgctgaaaagaaatttaaaaaaaaaagaagagaagaagatgtggtatatatgtacaatggaatacgattcggccataaaaaagagtgaaatcttgccatttgcaacaacatgaatggagctagaaaaTACTATGCTAAGCAAGatgtcactcagagaaagacaaatactgaattatatcattcatatgtggaatttaagatataAGATgcaaaagcaaagggaaaaaaattagagagtgagagaaagagacaaagcaagaagcagactctttactgtagagaataaactgatggttaccagaaggaagtggggggtggggggaatgggtgaaataggtgatgggaaatAAGGAGTGCACTTACTGTGATGAACACAGAGTGATAAAtgaaactgttgaatcactatattgtacacctaaaactaatataatactatatgttaactaactggaattaaaataaagactttaaaaaagaaaaaatttaatattataaagctgtttttaaaaagttatttatggaGAAGTTACATTAAATTACTATAAATATAACCAGATTGTTAAAAGAAATCTGCAAGGgcagcaaaaaagaagaaaattgtcagaaaggaaaacaatgtaGATTTGAATCTCAAGGGTCTGGATTCTAGTCCCCTTTGTGGAACAAGTTGGGTGTAAGGCCCTGGAGAACATAcataatatttctaaatttccaGTGCTTATTAAATGAAGAAGTTGGATAAAATGGTTTATAAGCCACATACAAGATTAAATGATttgtgattattaaaaaatgcataagaCAATCTTGGAATAGCTGAGGTGTGTCAAGGGACAATGAAAATAGGTATGCATTAAACATTCATCTGAACATAaagacttaaaattttctttctgtacagaagagaaaaaaaactggAACTTGGATCTCTCAttgaaaatacatacacacacacacacaaataaagcattgcctctccttctccaaatactactttctcaaaaaaatatttttcttttcaaggttTTCCTCAAGGTAACTTTGACATCCTTGTTCCTCAAACTGTAGATCAGTGGGTTTAACATGGGCACCACAATGGTATAGAACAGAGAGGACACTTTCCCTTGGTTAAGGGGCAACGTGGAAGGTGGTTTGAGATATGCAAAAGCCCCAGAACCAAAGAAAAGAGATACCACAATTATGTGAGAGCTGCATGTACTAAAAGCTTTGGACCTGCCCTCAGTGGAGTGAATGCGGAGAATGCTGGAAAGAATCAGACCATAAGAGATGAAGATGGTGACAATGGGCATTCCAATGTCAATGGCCACACGTACAAAGACCACCAGCTCGTGCACGTAAGTGCTGTTACAGGAGAGCTCAAGGAGAGGAAAGATGTCGCACATGAAATGATTGACAAGATTGTCATGACAGAAAGTCAGACTTGCTATGCTTCCCATATGGACCATGGCCCCTGAAAACCCCATCACATAGACAcccaacaaaagaaataaacagaccTGAGGAGACATGGTGACAGTGTACACCAATGGTTTACAGATGGCAACATAGCGGTCATATGCCATTGCTGACAGGAGGAACGACTCAGAAATGACGAAGAAGCAGAAGTAAAACAGTTGAGTCATACACTCTGCATGCAAGATGATATTCTTCTTTGAGATGAAACTCTTCAGCATTCTGGGAGTGATGGTAGTGGAGTAACAGAAATCTACCAAGGAGAGGTTGAAGAGAAAAAAGTACATGGGTGTGTGTAGGTGAGAATTTAATCCAATCAGGGTTATCAGGCCCAGATTCCCCAGCAGAGTGACCACGTAGATACCTAGAaacagggagaagagagggatcTGGAGTCCCGGCTGGTCTGTTAAGCCTGCAAGGATAAACTCTGTCACAGAAGAGTTTTTAGCTGCCATTCCCCTCCTGGGGGTGGGTAGAAGAAGAGCAgtctggggaaaagaaaagagaaccagTGAGAAAGAAACACCACCACTCTCAGTATCCATCCCCCATTCTGAAGAATGGAATCCACAGAGAGATTTGAACGTTAGTATGGTAGGAAGGCTTTTACTATTTGCTATGGATCTATCTTACGGCCCAAGTGACTTTAACTTACAGAGGGAACAGTTAGAGGCTAAACTTTTCCTCCAAAGAGAAAACAGTAATTTATTCATATCCCATGTATAGGTGTCTTTTAGGTATTTAAGTTAGTCCATTTTCTGTCCTCTCTTCTGCCTGTGCTTCCATTGCTGACACCTGAGCCTCTTTCCTGAAGAGATTCCTATCAGAAGACACTGTTTCTTCTCAGAACCCCCAGCACTGGGTCACTGCTGTCAATCAAGAAGGTGTGGCCACATTTTCCTAATCTCTCCTAGAGCAAGGGGTttaatgatcatttttaaaagctaacaCTTATTTAAGGTGTTCCTATGAGAGGCTATGCACTAAGAGCTATGTGAcagtattattatccccactttgcTAATGAGACAAAGGAGTTAGGTAACTAGCATAAGTCCCCATAATACTGAGGTGCAAGCAGAATGTGAACTTTGGCAGTCTCTCACATCTGTACTCATAACCACTATGTTACCTGACTCACCAGGATTAGGAACATACTCACCTTCCTTTCGTTCAGAGCTATAAAGCTATTCTCTACTGTTTCTTGACCACAATTGTCATGGAACCCAAAAATGaccataataaaaagaaaatgctaggTTGAGCTAAGAACTTTCTCCTCTCAATCTGGTGCAGAGGATCAGAAACTCTAAGTTATCTTGTAGGCCTTTCTGCACTGAAGAACATGATTTCCAATTGTTAATTTGCCCAAAAGCCCCTCTAGCTATAAGGAAAGAGACATTGCCTTTTCTTGACCAATAGGAGAATAAGGAGTTTTATTAGGGTTACAGGTTTCTGTGGCCTGATAATTAAGACAGAGACTCCCTGAAAAGAATTTCATCAGAGATTACTTTCCCAAAGGAgtaaaaaatgtttgtttatacCCTTGATATTGCTTGATTTGGCTTGTAAAGACAATTACTTTAACTAACACTTATCCAgtactattaaaagaaaaatctttgtaaaaaaaaattttcaacattACCATTTCTTGAATACACAATAATGTATCTGACACAGAACCCTTCTACTGACTTCTGGCTGCCAAGATCCAAAACACTATATAAATATATCCTTATTAATTCTTCACAATAATGATACTCACTTTAAACATAAGTTGCTCACTGACCATTTGTTTCAGAGCCCACATGCCTAGATGTATCTGACTCCAGGCCCCTGGATTTGTAACTCCAGGCCCCAAATGATTTGTAACCACTAGATTAAACTGCCTCCTGATGAGAGTTACTGAAAATCCATGAAGTAACAAATAAATATGCAGTGACTCTACTGAAAAGAAGTGATTAGATtaagaaaagattaaaacaaagtgCTATCATAAATTAGGGTAGGACATTCAATAATCTAATCATATCCCAGTTTATTCTAGGAATAATTGCACTATATCTATCTCAAAAAGGTATAGACTTCTCTGATCCCCTAACCCTCTCTTTCCATGGAGTGTAAGTTGAATGGTAACAATATCTATCAGGTAAATGCTCCCAATCTCTGCCAAGAACAGTTTTTTTCTAAATCACTAACTGATcagaactcctttttttttttttttaatttcttttcagcgttacagtattcattgtttttgcaccacatccagtgctccatgcaatccgtgccctctctaatacccatcacctggttcccccaacctcccccccaccccttccaaaccctcagattgtttttcagagtccatagtctctcatggttcaccttcccttccagtttcccccaactcccttctcctctccatctccccttgtcctccatgctatttgttatgctccacaaataagtgaaaccatatgataattgactctctctgcttgacttatttcactcagcataatctcttccagatcAGAACTCCTTTTGACTGTCCGTATGTTCAACCCACTTTTCTTGGAGCACTGCTCTCTACTTTCTAGCCTCCAGTGCTCTCAGATTGAATCCTAATGGATCAGATTTCAATGTAGGGACATATCCAAAtttattcttcctcttctgttatttttgtctttttctgtctttttctcttcacACCAGCTCTGCCTTGACAAAAATTGTCTATCCTATGACTTGATCTCTCAGAGTTATAGTTACTTTAATATCAAGCCCACACACTAACAGAATTTTAGACCTGAAAAGACTTGGGAAATTATCAAATCCAGTATTTCCCAAACCTGACTGAGCACCACAATTATTAGAGGGTTTACCAAAAGGAATTCTGGGCTACCACCCATAccttctgaatcagaatctgtatAGATATGAATACCatagctgtatttttttaatcttctcaagTCATTACAATATCAGCAACTTATAGATCCACAGAACTAATATTTACCCCTATCTTACATACAGAGATACTAAGAGAGCCCAAGAAGTAAAACCattagcccaaggtcacagatcGAATTTAGGTCTCCAAGTTTCCAGTTTCTCCTGACAGCTGGAATCTGTGGAGGAAgggatggagagggaaaaaaacaaagaaaagaaccctCAGGCATGTGCATTGAGGATTTCTTTGAGTTCATAGCTGAATTCTAAATTTTGTATGTGCATGACAAAACTCCAGATGTCTAGGACACAACAGCTGTTTGGAGTCTAGGAACTGAATGGAGGTCACAGAGGATGTACTGGGGAGCTGTTAGACTTCTGGCCTAGTGAGAGTGGAGAAGCTTTGACGAACAAACTAGACATGAAGATGAGACCCCTGAATTCCATACCCTAGGACTGAGGACTATGCCATCAGGCTAAGGGCAAAATGGAACTAGATCCATCATTACAAAGGCTAAATCCAGGTCTCAGCAGGATGGAGGTGATCTGCTAGTAAATTAACTGCATCCCAGAACAAAATGCAACCATCTGTAGAGAAGAATAACATAATCCACTGTCTCTACAATATATTGACAATTCCAgcatcataaaattaaaaattactagaaatacaaagatgaaaaaaaaaaaaaatgatccttaATCAAGAggtaaaaatattcagtaaaagcAGATGCACgtagatggcggagaagtagcaagctgagactgcttcagctagccggagatcagctagatagcttatctaaagattgcaaacacctgaaaatccatcggcagatcgaagagaagaagaacagcaattctggaaacagaaaaacaaccactttctgaaaggtaggaccggcggagaagtgaatccaaagcgacgggaagatagaccccggggggaggggccggctcccggcaagcggcggagcaaccgtgcacaaaatcaggacttttaaaagtctgttccgctgagggatatcgctccagaggctaaaccggggcgaagcccacgcggggtcagcgtggcctcaggtcccgcagggtcacagaaggatcgggggtgtctgagtgtcgcagagcttgcgggtattggaacgggaaagccggctacagagacagagccgacagtaagctcgcagctccgtgttaccttgaaccggtcgcaggctcggtgagctcggagcgcggccggaggtcaggcagacgggagtaactgggcgctgttctctgagggcgcactgaggagtggggccctgggctctcggctcctccgggccagagaccaggaggccgccatttgtattcccgtcctctggaactctacggaaagcgctcagggaacaaaagctcctg
It encodes:
- the LOC131830669 gene encoding olfactory receptor 8B12-like gives rise to the protein MAAKNSSVTEFILAGLTDQPGLQIPLFSLFLGIYVVTLLGNLGLITLIGLNSHLHTPMYFFLFNLSLVDFCYSTTITPRMLKSFISKKNIILHAECMTQLFYFCFFVISESFLLSAMAYDRYVAICKPLVYTVTMSPQVCLFLLLGVYVMGFSGAMVHMGSIASLTFCHDNLVNHFMCDIFPLLELSCNSTYVHELVVFVRVAIDIGMPIVTIFISYGLILSSILRIHSTEGRSKAFSTCSSHIIVVSLFFGSGAFAYLKPPSTLPLNQGKVSSLFYTIVVPMLNPLIYSLRNKDVKVTLRKTLKRKIFF